In the Pseudomonas sp. Teo4 genome, CCGATGTCGGTTCGTCCGCCACCAGCACCTTGGGCTGCAGCATCATCGCCCGGGCCAGGGCGATACGCTGGCGCTGGCCACCGGAGAACATGTGCGGGTAGCGCTGATAGTGCTCGGGGCGCAGGCCCACTTGCTCCATCATCTTCTGCACTTTCTCACGGCGTTCGGCCTTGCTCAGCGAGGTATTGATCAGCAGCGGCTCGGCCAGCTGGTCGCCGATCTTCTGTCGCGGGTTCAGCGAGGCATAGGGGCTTTGGAACACCATCTGCACATCGCGGCGCAGCTGCTTGCGCTCGGCCTTGCTGGCGCCTTTCACCTCGGTGCCGGCGATTTGCAGCGAGCCTGAGGACGGCTCTTCGATCAGGGTCAGGGCACGGGCCAGGGTGGACTTGCCACAGCCGGACTCACCGACCACGGCCAGGGTCTTGCCGGCTTCCAGTTCGAACGACACACCATTGAGCGCACGTACCAGGGCGTGGCCTTTGAACAGGCCGCGGGAGACTTCGTAATGCCGGGTCAGCTCCCGAGCGGATAGAACGACGGCCATCACGCCACCTCCTGGTTCAGCGGGTAGAAGCAACGCACCAGGCCATGCGCCTGGGGATCGAGGGGCGGGCGCTGGCGGCGGCAGTTTTCCTGCACGTAGGGGCAGCGCGGTGACAGCAGGCAACCGACGGGGCGGTCATAGCGACCCGGGACGATACCGGGCAGCGTGGCCAGGCGTTCGGCACCGATGCTGTGCTCCGGGATCGCCGCCAGCAGCGCTTCGCTGTAGGGGTGCGCAGGGACGTCGAACAGCTCCGGCACCTGGCCCACTTCCACGGCTTGGCCGGCATACATCACGCACACGCGCTTGGCGGTTTCAGCCACCACGGCCAGGTCATGGGTGATCAGGATGAGCGCCATGTTGCGCTCTTTCTGCAGGTTCACCAGCAGTTCCATGATCTGCGCCTGGATGGTCACGTCCAGGGCGGTGGTCGGCTCGTCGGCAATCAGCAGCTTGGGCTCACCAGCAATCGCCATGGCAATCGCCACCCGTTGGCTCATGCCGCCGGACAGCTGGTGCGGGTAGGCATCCAGGCGGCTTTCGGCGGCCGGGATTTCCACTTTCTTGAGCAGCTCCAGAGCACGCTGGCGGGCCGCCTTGCCCTTGAGGCCCAGGTGTTGGCGCAGCACCTCTTCGATCTGGTAACCCACGGTGTAGCTGGGGTTGAGTGCGGTCATCGGGTCCTGGAAGACCATGGCGATGTCCTTGCCCACCACTTTGCGCCGTTGCCGGCCGCTGAGCTTGAGCATATCGGTGCCGTCGAAGGTGAGGGCGTCGGCGGTGATGCGCCCAGGGGCGTCGATCAGGCCCATCAGGGCCATCATGGTCACCGATTTGCCCGAGCCGGACTCGCCGACGATGGCCAGGATCTCGCCAGCCTCCACGGACAGGTCCAGGCCGTCCACCACAGGGACCGCGTTGGCGTCGCCGAAGCGCACGTTCAGGTTGTTGATCTGCAACAGTGACATGGCGTTCTCCTCAGGCGGCGTTCTTGAGTTTCGGGTCCAGCGCATCGCGCAGGCCGTCGCCCATCAGGTTGATTGCCAGCACACTGAGCAGAATGGTCAGGCCGGGCAGGCTCACCACCCACCAGGCGCGCTCGATGTAGTCGCGGGCCGAGGCCAGCATGGTGCCCCACTCGGGGGTGGGCGGCTGCACACCCAGGCCAAGGAAGCCCAGCGCTGCAGCGTCGAGAATTGCCGAAGAGAAACTCAAGGTGGCCTGCACGATCAGTGGTGCCATGCAGTTGGGCAGCACCGTGACGAACATCAGCCGTGGCAGCCCGGCACCTGCCAGGCGGGCGGCGGTCACGTAGTCGCGGTTCAGCTCGCCCATCACCGCTGCGCGGGTCAGACGCACGTAGGATGGCAACGAAACGACGGCGATGGCGATCACGGTATTGATCAGGCCTGGGCCGAGGATGGCGACGATGGCCACGGCCAGCAACAGCGACGGCAGCGCGAGCATCACGTCCATCAGGCGCATGATCGAAGGGCCAAGCAATTGCGGGAAGAACCCGGCCAACAGGCCCAGCAGAATGCCAGGGATCAGTGACATCACCACCGACGACAGGCCGATCAGCAGCGACAGCCGGGCGCCCTGGATCAGCCGCGAGAGCAGGTCGCGGCCCAGTTCGTCGGTGCCGAGAATGAACTGCCAGGTGCCGCCTTCGAGCCATACCGGCGGGGTGAGCAGGAAGTCGCGGTATTGCTCGCTTGGGTCATGCGGGGCAACCCACGGGGCGAACAACGCGCAGAACACCACCAGGCACATGAAGGCCAGGCCCATCACGGCGCCTTTGTTGCGCGAGAAGGCTTGCCAGAACTCTTTGTACGGTGACGGGTAGAGCAGGCTTTGGTCCACCGGGCTGACCGGTGTCACGGATTTCGGAATTGGGCTAGTCATGGCGAAGACCTCAGCGCTGATGACGGATGCGTGGGTTGGCCAAGCCGTAGAGGATGTCCACGACGAAGTTGACCAGAATCACCAGGCAGGCAATCAACAGGATGCCGTTCTGGACCACGGGGTAGTCACGGGCGCCGATGGCTTCGATCAGCCATTTGCCGATGCCCGGCCAGGAGAAGATGGTTTCGGTAAGCACCGCACCGGCCAGCAAGGTACCTACCTGCAGGCCGAACACCGTCAGTACCGGGATCAGGGCGTTGCGCAGGCCGTGCACGAAGACCACGCGGGCCGGCGACAGACCCTTGGCGCGGGCGGTGCGGATGTAGTCTTCGCGCAGCACTTCAAGCATCGACGAGCGGGTCATGCGGGCGATTACCGCCAGCGGAATGGTGCCCAGCACGATAGCGGGCAGGATCAGGTGCATCACGGCGTCCTTGAACGCCCCTTCCTCGTCGCTGAGCAGGGTGTCGATGAGCATGAAGCCGGTTTTCGGCTCGATGTCATAGAGCAGGTCGATGCGCCCGGACACGGGCGTCCAGCCCAGGCTCACGGAGAAGAACATGATCAGGATCAGGCCCCACCAGAAGATCGGCATGGAATAGCCGGCCAGCGAGATGCCCATCACCCCGTGGTCGAACAGCGAGCCCCGCTTGAGCGCCGCGATCACCCCGGCCAGCAGGCCGACGACACCGGCGAACACCAGGGCAGCGAAGGCCAGCTCAAGGGTGGCCGGGAACAGGGTTAGAAACTCGCTCCAGACACTTTCGCGGGTACGCAGCGACTCGCCCAGGTCACCCTGGGCCAGCTTGCCGACATAGTCCAGGTACTGGACCGGCAGGGGCTTGTTCAAGCCCAGGCGCTCCATGGCCTGGGCGTGCATTTCGGGGTCGACCCTGCGCTCGCCCATCATGACTTCCACCGGGTCGCCGGGGATCAGGCGTATGAGCGCGAAGGTCAGCAAGGTGATACCGAAGAAGGTCGGAATCAGCAGGCCTAGACGCCGGGCAATAAAACTCAACATTGTCGGAGGTACCTCATCAGCCGGTTACGGCGGTGCCGCCGGTGCCCGTGTGGGGTCCCGGCGGTCGTTGTTGTTCTACTTCACCTTGGTGGTGGCGAAGTTGTTGTTGGTCAGAGGGTTGATCACGTAACCCTCCACGGTGTCACGCATGGCGGTGAACATCTTCGGATGGGCCATGCTGATCCAGGGTTGATCGTCATCGTACACCTTCAATGCCTCGGCATAGAGCCTTGCGCGTTCGTCGTTGTCGATCACTTCGCGGGCGCGGGTGATCAGCTCCTGGAATTTCGGGTTGCACCAGCGGGCGTAGTTCTCGCCGCTTTTGGCGGCGTCGCAGCTGAGCAGGGGACTGAGGAAGTTGTCCGGGTCGCCGTTGTCGCCGGCCCAACCGGTGGACACCAGGTCGGCTTCGCCTTTCTTGGCGCGGCGCAGCATCTCGGCCCATTCCATCACGCGGATGTCCAGCTTGATGCCGATCTTGGCCAGGTCCGCTTGCAGCATTTCGGCCGACAGGCGCGGGTTGGGGTTGGTCGGGCCGCCGCCGTTGCGGGT is a window encoding:
- a CDS encoding ABC transporter ATP-binding protein; translation: MSLLQINNLNVRFGDANAVPVVDGLDLSVEAGEILAIVGESGSGKSVTMMALMGLIDAPGRITADALTFDGTDMLKLSGRQRRKVVGKDIAMVFQDPMTALNPSYTVGYQIEEVLRQHLGLKGKAARQRALELLKKVEIPAAESRLDAYPHQLSGGMSQRVAIAMAIAGEPKLLIADEPTTALDVTIQAQIMELLVNLQKERNMALILITHDLAVVAETAKRVCVMYAGQAVEVGQVPELFDVPAHPYSEALLAAIPEHSIGAERLATLPGIVPGRYDRPVGCLLSPRCPYVQENCRRQRPPLDPQAHGLVRCFYPLNQEVA
- a CDS encoding ABC transporter permease subunit, translated to MTSPIPKSVTPVSPVDQSLLYPSPYKEFWQAFSRNKGAVMGLAFMCLVVFCALFAPWVAPHDPSEQYRDFLLTPPVWLEGGTWQFILGTDELGRDLLSRLIQGARLSLLIGLSSVVMSLIPGILLGLLAGFFPQLLGPSIMRLMDVMLALPSLLLAVAIVAILGPGLINTVIAIAVVSLPSYVRLTRAAVMGELNRDYVTAARLAGAGLPRLMFVTVLPNCMAPLIVQATLSFSSAILDAAALGFLGLGVQPPTPEWGTMLASARDYIERAWWVVSLPGLTILLSVLAINLMGDGLRDALDPKLKNAA
- a CDS encoding ABC transporter permease subunit, coding for MLSFIARRLGLLIPTFFGITLLTFALIRLIPGDPVEVMMGERRVDPEMHAQAMERLGLNKPLPVQYLDYVGKLAQGDLGESLRTRESVWSEFLTLFPATLELAFAALVFAGVVGLLAGVIAALKRGSLFDHGVMGISLAGYSMPIFWWGLILIMFFSVSLGWTPVSGRIDLLYDIEPKTGFMLIDTLLSDEEGAFKDAVMHLILPAIVLGTIPLAVIARMTRSSMLEVLREDYIRTARAKGLSPARVVFVHGLRNALIPVLTVFGLQVGTLLAGAVLTETIFSWPGIGKWLIEAIGARDYPVVQNGILLIACLVILVNFVVDILYGLANPRIRHQR
- a CDS encoding peptide ABC transporter ATP-binding protein; translation: MAVVLSARELTRHYEVSRGLFKGHALVRALNGVSFELEAGKTLAVVGESGCGKSTLARALTLIEEPSSGSLQIAGTEVKGASKAERKQLRRDVQMVFQSPYASLNPRQKIGDQLAEPLLINTSLSKAERREKVQKMMEQVGLRPEHYQRYPHMFSGGQRQRIALARAMMLQPKVLVADEPTSALDVSIQAQVLNLFMDLQKEFNTAYVFISHNLAVVRHVADQVLVMYLGRPAEMGPKEDIYEKPLHPYTQALLSATPAIHPDPLKPKIRIAGELPNPLNPPDGCAFHKRCPYATERCAKEVPALRQVGTRQVACHYAEQFL